In Monodelphis domestica isolate mMonDom1 chromosome 3, mMonDom1.pri, whole genome shotgun sequence, the following proteins share a genomic window:
- the NDUFB9 gene encoding NADH dehydrogenase [ubiquinone] 1 beta subcomplex subunit 9: MALCAPGAYLTHRQKVLRLYKRALRHLESWIVRRDEYRFRACLLRDRFERNRNENDMMKATKLLWEGEKEFWANQHPQPYIFPDSPGGTSFERYECYKVPEWCLDYWHPSEKAMYPDYFAKREKWKKLRLESWDREVQQLKEETPPDGPKTEALPPARKEGHLPPLWWHIVTRPRERP, encoded by the exons ATGGCTTTATGCGCCCCAGGCGCCTATCTGACCCATCGGCAGAAGGTGCTGCGGCTCTACAAGCGGGCGCTTCGCCACCTCGAGTCCTGGATTGTTAGAAG GGATGAATATCGGTTTAGAGCTTGTTTGCTGAGAGATCGGTTTGAGCGTAATAGGAATGAAAATGATATGATGAAGGCCACCAAACTGCTTTGGGAGGGTGAGAAAGAATTTTGGGCTAATCAACATCCTCAGCCATATATCTTCCCCGATTCCCCTGGAGGCACATCCTTTGAAAGATATGAATGTTACAAG GTTCCTGAGTGGTGCTTGGACTACTGGCACCCCTCTGAGAAGGCAATGTATCCAGATTACTTTGCTAAGAGAGAGAAGTGGAAGAAACTACGCCTGGAAAGTTGGGATCGTGAG GTTCAGCAATTGAAGGAGGAAACTCCACCTGATGGTCCCAAGACTGAAGCTCTGCCCCCAGCTAGAAAGGAGGGTCATTTGCCACCATTATGGTGGCATATTGTCACCAGGCCCCGAGAGCGCCCCTGA